The Archocentrus centrarchus isolate MPI-CPG fArcCen1 chromosome 13, fArcCen1, whole genome shotgun sequence genomic interval actgtattttacaCAGGGTCaagtacactgtaaacccggataagttgaatctacttaaaaaaaccaaggtaacttgttgccttaaattttttaagtaatgaaacagttcatttaactcagcctgttaagtaagcactactccatatccaattgaactaaattgtatgttctaattgaccaaacttatcttttatagttcatgaaaaaataaaatgtcttttgatcaatcaattccccctatccttttcatggttgtgtgggggttggagcctatcccagctgacaaggcagtaagacgCAGGGTaaaccccgtacaggtcaccagcctgttgcagggaggccacagacaaccattcacacctgtgggcaatttagagagagaccaattaacctaactccagtaactgcatgccttcagattgtgggaggaaacccacacagacacagggagaacatacatgagtccacacagcaagagtcccaggctaaggtggaattgaacccagactatcagataactattctgtgaggcagcagtgctaaccaccacaccaccatgctgcccagtaacacaaatattttttacagtgttgaactgtgtctgtttaaatttggtaaataaacaaacatgataaaactcagccctgctgaatgctggcacattaacatttacaaataacatttgtccatggaacaataaaaaaaactatacgagacagcgttgtgaacaaaaaccaaacaaaaacaccaaatgtcttctattccaaacagcaagaggcctgggccaagctggaattgaacccagaccttctagaaggcattctacctgtgaggtagcactgctaaccagcatgccaccatgcagctgcgcattaatccagtctgttaaaactggtataaactagatttttagcaggtgcaaaacttgatgatattaagttgtttgaactcaaacacatgattacaataagatagaccatcaaaaagtacagtctactcagcattaacaagtaatgttcacattctaggcaattttaagtaatatgaaatcaatatttttaagtggaatcaaaatctgggtttacagtgtaaagGGGGAGAAACATTCCCAAGGTTTGAGCTTGGACACGCTTTTTTGGCATCTATCCAAACAATTCACATTTGACTCCAGTAAAGACAACAGAAATGCGCACAGGTGTGTCCACTTTAAACAGTTAAAGACGTACGCTGAGGTCCTTCTTTGTGCCTACGAGGAACAGCTGAACACCAGTGGGGTCGTTCTCTTTCAAAGCGTCTTCGAGCCACTGCCTTTAGACGGGAAAAGACGCCATTAAGTCCACCAACAACAAGATAAAGGCATGCGGATAATATTCCTATAATGAATAAGTTTACCTTGTGTGGCCCAGAGAGGCGATATCATTTACATCAAACACGATAATCACAACTGGAAGAAAAGGAAACGTTGCTTTACTGTGTTAGCAGCTGGACACAGCTGGGAAAGTCACTGACGTTTTGTTCAGTGCTGTAAATTGAAAGACTGATGGAAACGTACCCTGGGCTCCTCTGTAATATGTAGAAGCAATGCACTTGAACCTCTCTTGGCCCGCAGTGTCCCACCTTTAacgcagagagagacagactggTGAGCATAATCAGGATGTCTTTGTTTTATCTGTTAAAGTATCCGGATCAGACTTACAGCTGCAGGCTGAAAGGAACACCCAGCACCTCGAAGCGCTCCATCTCAAAGTCAACACCGATCGTTGCCTTGTAGTTCTTGTCAAAGGTGTCCTTACAAAAcctaaaacaataaaagaactgTAACTAATCTACAACAAATACCTGCATGGAACAGATTTTGTTAATGACAACAGTATCCAAAATATGTGAATCAGTGTCCAAAATTTAGCATCGGCTCCCTCAATCTGTGAGAAAACGTGACAAAACATTACCGCAAACTGCATATGTCCGTACATGTAGTGCTGGACTACTGCATGCAGGTAGGTATGCTAAATAATCAAAGAGCTGCATGTTTCCTCAGAAAAAGGGACCAAAAACCATTATCATGAGGAAATATGTgctgatttttatatattttaactttcatttttaatgtttttaacaaaaacttGAAGATTTTAACTTGTGTGTTTAGGTGCAGCCAGAGttaagtatgaaaatgtgtttttttctttagttttttttttttaatttgtaagcTGCTGAGGATTTGTATTGTTTACTAATTTTGGTGAACTTTAGAGCAGCTGTAACACACATTAAGTATTATGCTGATGGAGCTACACGCTCTCTGAGTTATTCATTCACTTTGCAGTCACATATGAAGTTTACCTATTAATCAGACAGGTTTTCCCCACAGCCAGATCACCCACAACGATGACCTTGGATATTTTAAATCTgctgagaagaaaaagagaagccACCGTGAGTAAATAAGAGCCGCATAAAGCAGATCACATGCAGGAatttcaggtgtgtgtgctcACCCCACAGTGCCGGTCCGCTGCTCCTGGCAGGCGGTCTTTACTTTATTGTTGAAATCACTTTTAGTGTGGATGGCCGCCTCTTTTCGGAAACACTGAAGAGAGGAAGGTGGGTTTGTGATGTGTAAACTGTTTAAGAAAGACAACGAGGCAGCAGCGGTGACTGAGTTTACCTGAGGGAGCTGAGCGATAACTCGGTCCCTTCGAACCGGGGGGAGGACGCTCATGGCTGAAACTCGGACGGACATGAAGCTTCAAGGGAAACAGCGGctggacagagagacagagtttAACCTGCGTGGTtttacagacagacaaaactAAAATCtactgagacagaaaaaagtttggttgatgaaaaAGCAGCGTATTCTCTGGGTATTATATTGCACATTACAGATCCACATAAATGTGATCTCTTTGTATTTCGAGAGTATTAATTGGTCATAACACAGTTTTATTAGATCAGCTTATCTGTCAggtgcagtactgtgcaaaagtcttgcgcCACCCctcaattctttatattttgttaagaaaatgggaaacgtatgcaaacatacatggaaataaagtatataaggcaaaaacacagGTTGTGCAATTCTAACTGGCTTGGAAgtgaatatttggtgtgaccacctttattcttcagcacagcctgaactctctcaggctgctttcttctaatttctttaagcagtcttcagaaatagttctccaggcttcttgaagctcttctttggatgctggctgtcttttgttttgaGATGACCCCACAATGCTTCAATACTGTTGAGGTCCGGACTCTGAGGACCAAACCATgacaactgaagggccagatgcatcccTCAGGTtgtgtgtcaggtctttgctgtattttttttttcctatttcttaaggacatgactttcagagaCTGCTCATCTGCTGCAGACAGTTTTTTGTCACTTGTTgccactgcacaccatgcaaaAATGcaccaagttttcagctaacagccctttgggaatcatcttgttggtgcaaaaacacCATtttatctctgtctgtgttatgttagCTAAACAAATGGGAACAAACAGGTgctttgtgacaggctgctaataacaaaGTGTCTTAAGGTAACACTGAAAATTGTTTCTTTACTAAGT includes:
- the rab34a gene encoding ras-related protein Rab-34a isoform X1 — its product is MSVRVSAMSVLPPVRRDRVIAQLPQCFRKEAAIHTKSDFNNKVKTACQEQRTGTVGRFKISKVIVVGDLAVGKTCLINRFCKDTFDKNYKATIGVDFEMERFEVLGVPFSLQLWDTAGQERFKCIASTYYRGAQVVIIVFDVNDIASLGHTRQWLEDALKENDPTGVQLFLVGTKKDLSSPAQYSQIEQDALRLANEIQAEYWAVSSLTGENVREFFFRVASLAFETNVLAELEKSGSRQIGDVVRINSNSNNLYAASKKKQSNCCQ
- the rab34a gene encoding ras-related protein Rab-34a isoform X2; translation: MSVRVSAMSVLPPVRRDRVIAQLPQCFRKEAAIHTKSDFNNKVKTACQEQRTGTVGFKISKVIVVGDLAVGKTCLINRFCKDTFDKNYKATIGVDFEMERFEVLGVPFSLQLWDTAGQERFKCIASTYYRGAQVVIIVFDVNDIASLGHTRQWLEDALKENDPTGVQLFLVGTKKDLSSPAQYSQIEQDALRLANEIQAEYWAVSSLTGENVREFFFRVASLAFETNVLAELEKSGSRQIGDVVRINSNSNNLYAASKKKQSNCCQ